CGTCGGCAAAGCCATGTGGGAGCACATCCGCTCCGGCCAACCGCCCACCGCCGAACGCATCGCGACCGTCGCAGGGAGCGAAGCCGCCGTGCTCGGCGATCGCAACGCCTCGGCGCTCGGACGGCGCTGGAGCGCGGAGGTGCTCGGCGGCGGCCCGCTGCAACCGCTGCTCGACGAACCCGATGTCACCGACGTGCTCGTGAACGGGCCGAGCCAGGTGTGGGTCGACCGGGGCGGCGGGCTCGAGGCCGCCGACATCGACCTCGGCGGCGACGACGACGTGCGCCGGCTCGCGGTGCGACTGGCCGCGATCGCCGGCCGCCGCCTGGACGACGCCAGTCCGTGGGTCGACGGGCAACTGCCCGGCGGGGTGCGGCTGCACGCGGTGCTGCCCCCGCTGGTCGCCGACGGAGCACACCTCTCACTGCGCATCCCGCGCCGCGTCGGGGTCGGCCTCACCCAACTGTGCGACCGCGGGTTGTGCGACGCCGTCGGACAGCAAGTGCTGCGGCGTCTGGTCGAGCACCAGGTCGCGTTCGTCATCACCGGAGGCACCGGCAGCGGCAAGACCACGCTGCTCTCG
This genomic stretch from Calidifontibacter indicus harbors:
- a CDS encoding TadA family conjugal transfer-associated ATPase is translated as MSGSVVGKAMWEHIRSGQPPTAERIATVAGSEAAVLGDRNASALGRRWSAEVLGGGPLQPLLDEPDVTDVLVNGPSQVWVDRGGGLEAADIDLGGDDDVRRLAVRLAAIAGRRLDDASPWVDGQLPGGVRLHAVLPPLVADGAHLSLRIPRRVGVGLTQLCDRGLCDAVGQQVLRRLVEHQVAFVITGGTGSGKTTLLSALLALVPVDQRLLVVEDVRELIVDHPHVVRLEGRPPNVEGVGEVSLATLVRQALRMRPDRVVVGEVRGAEVRELLSALNTGHEGGCGTLHANSPADVVARFEALGALAGMTPAAVRSQLASSVQVVVHVRRDGDTRRLAEIGTIGWDGDRLRVTTALRWVGGAAVPADGLPRLEAILGGPGTSC